One stretch of Lysobacter sp. TY2-98 DNA includes these proteins:
- a CDS encoding M28 family metallopeptidase, with protein MAAKAPDISAQRLSSIVRTLSSDAFEGRGPATAGETKTVDYLVSQMKAIGLQPGGEMKAGKRAWTQPVPLLRASITGTPALSLNAGGQSQSLTQGEQVAIRAALDGSKSVSIDNAPLVFLGYGVKAPERNWDDFKGVDLHGKIGVVLINDPDFETGQGDFGGKAMTYYGRWTYKYEEAARQGLAGLLIVHETDPASYGWNTVKNSNTNTMFDVVRDNPKGSHPPMEGWMQRDVAVELFKKSGLDFDALKKQAQTRDFKPVELKGATLSAKYAVDSQVITSQNVVGRLPGKKRPDETVIYSAHWDHLGVGQPDAKGDKIYNGAVDNATGTAALLELGRAFAKAPRTDRSVVFLAVTAEEKGLLGSEYYASKPLYPLGKTVGVINMDALDPHGLSKNFTTSGSAQVELLDDLTATAKKWGLTYSADPHPEAGHFFRSDHFPFAKRGVPAISYGSGNDWVEGGVAAAEASDKAYTADRYHQPADQWEASWTFKGMARDLQMLYTLGRDLATSKQWPNWGQDSEFRAARDATAEDRR; from the coding sequence ATGGCCGCCAAGGCACCCGACATCAGCGCGCAGCGCCTGTCGTCGATCGTGCGCACGCTGTCGTCCGACGCCTTCGAAGGCCGTGGTCCCGCGACCGCCGGAGAAACGAAGACGGTCGATTACCTCGTTTCGCAGATGAAGGCCATTGGCCTGCAACCAGGCGGCGAAATGAAGGCCGGCAAGCGCGCATGGACGCAGCCGGTGCCGCTGCTGCGCGCAAGCATCACCGGCACGCCGGCGCTGTCGTTGAATGCCGGTGGTCAGTCGCAGTCGCTCACGCAGGGCGAGCAGGTCGCGATCCGCGCCGCGCTCGATGGTTCGAAGTCGGTATCGATCGACAACGCGCCGCTGGTCTTCCTCGGTTACGGCGTCAAGGCGCCGGAGCGCAACTGGGACGACTTCAAGGGCGTGGACCTGCACGGCAAGATCGGCGTCGTCCTGATCAATGACCCGGACTTCGAAACGGGGCAGGGCGACTTCGGCGGCAAGGCGATGACGTACTACGGTCGCTGGACCTACAAGTACGAAGAAGCCGCGCGCCAAGGCCTCGCGGGCTTGCTGATCGTGCACGAGACCGACCCGGCCTCGTACGGCTGGAACACGGTCAAGAACTCGAACACCAACACGATGTTCGATGTCGTGCGTGACAACCCCAAGGGTTCGCATCCGCCGATGGAAGGCTGGATGCAGCGCGACGTCGCGGTCGAGCTGTTCAAGAAGTCGGGCCTCGATTTCGACGCGCTGAAGAAGCAGGCGCAGACGCGCGACTTCAAGCCGGTCGAGCTGAAGGGCGCGACCTTGTCCGCGAAGTACGCGGTCGACAGCCAGGTGATCACCTCGCAGAACGTCGTCGGCCGCCTGCCGGGCAAGAAGCGTCCGGACGAGACCGTGATCTACAGCGCGCACTGGGATCACCTCGGCGTCGGCCAGCCCGATGCGAAGGGCGACAAGATCTACAACGGCGCCGTCGACAACGCGACCGGCACCGCCGCGCTGCTCGAACTGGGTCGCGCGTTCGCGAAGGCGCCGCGCACCGATCGTTCGGTGGTGTTCCTTGCGGTCACCGCGGAAGAGAAGGGCTTGCTCGGCTCCGAGTACTACGCATCGAAGCCGCTGTATCCGCTGGGCAAGACCGTCGGCGTCATCAACATGGACGCGCTCGATCCGCACGGCCTGTCGAAGAACTTCACGACGTCGGGCAGCGCGCAGGTCGAACTGCTCGACGATCTCACCGCGACGGCGAAGAAGTGGGGCCTGACGTACAGCGCCGATCCGCATCCGGAAGCCGGCCATTTCTTCCGCTCCGATCACTTCCCGTTCGCCAAGCGCGGCGTGCCGGCGATTTCGTACGGTTCGGGTAACGACTGGGTCGAAGGTGGCGTCGCGGCCGCGGAAGCCTCGGACAAGGCGTACACGGCCGATCGTTACCACCAGCCGGCCGATCAGTGGGAAGCCAGCTGGACGTTCAAGGGCATGGCGCGCGACCTGCAGATGCTCTACACGCTGGGCCGCGATCTCGCGACCTCGAAGCAGTGGCCGAACTGGGGCCAGGATTCGGAGTTCCGTGCGGCGCGTGACGCGACTGCGGAAGATCGTCGCTGA
- the xth gene encoding exodeoxyribonuclease III, whose amino-acid sequence MARLKIATYNINGVRARHGALLEWLEREKPDVACLQELKAPDEAFPQLDIEKLGYGAIWHGQKSWNGVAILARGTQPQERQRGLPDDPDGTQSRYLEADVHGLRIACLYLPNGNPQPGPKFAYKLAWFAELRRRTAALLRSGKPTVVCGDFNVVPTDELDIYNAKSWRNDALLQPESRDEWFKLLEQGWTDAIRTVHGDEKIYTFWDYFRKHWERDAGLRIDHLLLSPDLAPMLRDANVDRWVRGRPGASDHAPTWVLLDASGGAMAKKARKAVSKGATRAGAGKKAVAKVAKRVAARKTSASPNGVGKKVAAKKATARKPAVPKATNGTPPTTARRASKSAAATRSARKPKV is encoded by the coding sequence ATGGCCCGGCTCAAGATCGCGACGTACAACATCAACGGCGTGCGCGCACGCCACGGTGCACTGCTGGAGTGGCTGGAACGCGAGAAGCCCGACGTCGCCTGCTTGCAGGAATTGAAGGCACCCGACGAAGCGTTTCCGCAGCTCGACATCGAGAAACTCGGCTACGGCGCGATCTGGCACGGACAGAAGTCGTGGAACGGCGTCGCCATCCTTGCGCGCGGTACGCAGCCGCAGGAGCGCCAGCGCGGCCTGCCCGATGATCCCGACGGCACGCAGAGCCGCTATCTCGAAGCGGACGTGCACGGCCTGCGCATTGCCTGCCTGTACCTGCCGAACGGCAACCCGCAGCCCGGGCCGAAGTTCGCCTATAAGCTGGCGTGGTTCGCGGAGTTGCGGCGTCGAACGGCCGCGCTCCTGCGCAGTGGCAAGCCGACGGTGGTCTGCGGCGATTTCAACGTGGTGCCGACGGACGAGCTCGACATCTACAACGCGAAGTCGTGGCGCAACGATGCGCTGTTGCAGCCTGAGAGCCGCGACGAATGGTTCAAGTTGCTCGAGCAGGGCTGGACTGACGCCATCCGTACGGTGCACGGCGACGAGAAAATCTACACGTTCTGGGACTACTTCCGGAAACACTGGGAACGTGATGCCGGGCTGCGCATCGACCACCTGCTGCTGAGCCCGGACCTCGCGCCGATGCTGCGCGATGCGAACGTGGATCGCTGGGTGCGTGGACGGCCCGGCGCGAGCGATCATGCGCCAACCTGGGTGCTGCTGGATGCGTCGGGTGGTGCGATGGCGAAGAAGGCGCGGAAGGCGGTGTCGAAGGGCGCCACGCGAGCGGGCGCCGGGAAAAAGGCCGTCGCAAAGGTCGCAAAAAGGGTGGCGGCTCGGAAGACGTCGGCGTCGCCGAATGGCGTGGGAAAGAAAGTCGCTGCGAAGAAGGCGACCGCCAGGAAGCCTGCGGTTCCGAAGGCGACGAACGGCACGCCTCCGACGACTGCCAGGCGTGCTTCGAAGTCCGCGGCTGCGACGCGATCCGCTCGCAAACCGAAGGTCTGA
- a CDS encoding M3 family metallopeptidase, with the protein MKHPLALALALAVAATAVPAVSDAAAPAKKSVSKKTAKATVNPFYSISPLPLHYPQFDKIKDTDFAPAFDRGMAEQLKEIDAIANNKAAPTFDNTIIPLEKSGQILRRAQTVFGNLVGADTNPTRDKLDSQYSPKFAAHYDAIALNPKLFARIEKLYTTRDSLNLDPESKRLVEKYYQDFVRSGAKLDDAQKARLKAINAEMAKLGTQFSQNVLAERNDMAIVVDNKADLAGLPEEAIAATAKAATDHKMPGKYVIELVNTTIQPPLTFLENRALREKIFKASIARGSRGNKFDNTGIVSQVAKLRAEKAALLGYPTYAAYALEDQTAKTPEAVNSMLGKLAPPAVANAKREAADLQAMIDAEQKAKGQPTFKLEPWDWAYYSEKVRQKKYNFDESQLKPYLELDNVQQNGVFYAANQLYGLTFKERKDLPVYEPDVRVFDVFDKDGKQLAIFISDMYARPSKNGGAWMNSYVDQSKLTGYLPVVANHLNIPKPPAGQPTLLTWDEVTTMFHEFGHALHGMFSNVKYPYFSGTSVPRDFVEYPSQVNEMWADWPEILSNYAKHYQTGAPMPKELLDKVLASSKFNQGFTTTEYLGAAMLDQNWHQLPASQIPAASGVMAFEADALKRDGVDFYAVPPRYKTPYFSHIMGGYAAGYYAYIWSEVLDADSVEWFKQNGGLSRKNGDHFRETLLSQGGSQDAMVLFRNYTGRDPWIEPLLKRRGLDATTADDSKAPSDAKPATPAKK; encoded by the coding sequence ATGAAGCATCCTCTCGCCCTCGCGCTGGCGCTGGCCGTCGCGGCGACCGCCGTTCCGGCGGTCTCCGACGCTGCGGCTCCGGCCAAGAAGTCCGTGTCCAAGAAGACGGCCAAGGCCACCGTGAACCCGTTCTATTCGATCAGCCCGCTGCCCCTGCACTACCCGCAGTTCGACAAGATCAAGGATACGGACTTCGCGCCGGCCTTCGATCGCGGCATGGCCGAGCAGCTGAAGGAAATCGACGCGATCGCCAACAACAAGGCCGCGCCGACCTTCGACAACACCATCATCCCGCTGGAAAAGAGCGGCCAGATCCTGCGTCGCGCGCAGACCGTGTTCGGCAACCTCGTCGGCGCCGACACGAATCCGACGCGCGACAAGCTCGACAGCCAGTACTCGCCGAAGTTCGCGGCGCACTACGACGCGATCGCGCTGAACCCCAAGCTGTTCGCGCGCATCGAAAAGCTCTACACCACGCGTGATTCACTGAACCTCGACCCGGAAAGCAAGCGCCTCGTCGAGAAGTACTACCAGGACTTCGTGCGTTCGGGTGCCAAGCTCGATGACGCACAGAAGGCGCGCCTGAAGGCGATCAACGCCGAGATGGCGAAGCTCGGCACGCAGTTCAGCCAGAACGTGCTGGCCGAGCGCAACGACATGGCGATCGTCGTCGACAACAAGGCCGACCTCGCCGGCCTGCCGGAAGAAGCCATCGCGGCGACGGCCAAGGCCGCGACCGACCACAAGATGCCGGGCAAATACGTCATCGAGCTGGTCAACACCACCATCCAGCCGCCGCTGACGTTCCTCGAGAACCGCGCGCTGCGCGAGAAGATCTTCAAGGCGTCGATCGCGCGCGGCAGCCGCGGCAACAAGTTCGACAACACCGGCATCGTCTCGCAGGTCGCCAAGCTGCGTGCCGAGAAGGCCGCGCTGCTCGGCTACCCGACCTACGCCGCCTATGCGCTGGAAGACCAGACCGCGAAGACGCCGGAAGCCGTCAATTCGATGCTCGGCAAGCTCGCCCCGCCGGCCGTGGCCAACGCCAAGCGCGAAGCCGCCGACCTGCAGGCCATGATCGACGCCGAGCAGAAGGCCAAGGGCCAGCCGACGTTCAAGCTCGAGCCATGGGATTGGGCGTACTACAGCGAGAAGGTGCGCCAGAAGAAGTACAACTTCGACGAGTCGCAGCTCAAGCCCTACCTCGAGCTCGACAACGTCCAGCAGAACGGCGTCTTCTACGCGGCCAACCAGCTCTACGGCCTGACGTTCAAGGAGCGCAAGGACCTGCCGGTCTACGAGCCCGACGTGCGCGTCTTCGACGTGTTCGACAAGGACGGCAAGCAGCTCGCGATCTTCATCTCCGACATGTACGCGCGTCCGTCGAAGAACGGCGGCGCGTGGATGAACTCGTACGTCGACCAGTCGAAGCTCACGGGCTACCTGCCGGTCGTCGCCAACCACCTCAACATCCCGAAGCCGCCGGCGGGCCAGCCGACGCTGCTGACGTGGGATGAAGTGACCACGATGTTCCACGAGTTCGGCCATGCGCTGCACGGCATGTTCTCGAACGTGAAGTACCCGTACTTCTCGGGCACCAGCGTGCCGCGCGACTTCGTCGAGTACCCGTCGCAGGTCAACGAGATGTGGGCCGACTGGCCGGAGATCCTGTCGAACTACGCCAAGCACTACCAGACCGGCGCGCCGATGCCGAAGGAACTGCTCGACAAGGTGCTCGCGAGCAGCAAGTTCAACCAGGGCTTCACCACGACCGAATACCTCGGCGCGGCGATGCTCGACCAGAACTGGCACCAGCTGCCGGCGTCGCAGATCCCGGCCGCGTCGGGCGTGATGGCGTTCGAAGCCGATGCGCTCAAGAGGGACGGCGTCGACTTCTACGCCGTGCCGCCGCGTTACAAGACCCCGTACTTCAGCCACATCATGGGCGGCTACGCGGCCGGCTACTACGCCTACATCTGGTCGGAAGTGCTCGACGCCGACAGCGTGGAGTGGTTCAAGCAGAACGGCGGCCTGAGCCGCAAGAACGGCGACCACTTCCGCGAGACGTTGCTCTCGCAGGGCGGCAGCCAGGACGCGATGGTGCTGTTCCGCAACTACACGGGCCGCGACCCGTGGATCGAGCCGCTGCTGAAGCGTCGTGGTCTCGACGCAACGACGGCCGACGACAGCAAGGCGCCGAGCGACGCCAAGCCCGCGACGCCGGCGAAGAAGTAA
- a CDS encoding CBS domain-containing protein, translating to MDIRSVMTPNPATCQAETPVRDVARLMLENDIGLVPVIDAQGRAIGTVTDRDIVVRLVAEGRDPQQCVARDCMTQPVTTVSVDGSLSDATEVMESRQIRRLLVVDGDGRLCGVIAQADIALSGRDRKTAELLRGVSEPKH from the coding sequence ATGGATATCCGCAGCGTCATGACGCCCAACCCGGCGACCTGCCAGGCCGAAACGCCAGTGCGCGACGTCGCGCGCCTCATGCTCGAGAACGACATCGGCCTGGTGCCGGTGATCGACGCGCAGGGCCGCGCCATCGGCACGGTGACCGACCGCGACATCGTCGTCCGCCTCGTCGCCGAAGGCCGCGACCCGCAGCAGTGCGTCGCGCGCGACTGCATGACGCAGCCGGTGACGACTGTCTCCGTGGACGGCAGCCTGAGCGACGCCACCGAGGTGATGGAATCGCGCCAGATCCGCCGCCTGCTGGTCGTCGACGGCGACGGCCGCCTCTGCGGCGTGATCGCGCAGGCCGACATTGCGCTCAGCGGCCGCGACCGCAAGACCGCCGAACTGCTGCGCGGCGTGTCCGAACCGAAGCACTGA
- a CDS encoding HAD family hydrolase, with product MDLALFDFDGTITTVETYPPFIAAATARWRIALGYPPLAPLILAYRRGLITGNPVRAAIARVAFTGADAASIEAIGETFAKTGLPPLVRPEAMARIHAHRRRGDTVVIVSGNFDVLLEPWARAHDLPVLCSRLERRDGRMTGRYDGAQCVRGEKVRRIREAFDLSQFERIHAYGDTAEDTGMLGIAHHPYYQRIPNADEGLLAT from the coding sequence ATGGACCTCGCGCTCTTCGACTTCGATGGAACGATCACGACGGTGGAGACCTACCCACCGTTCATCGCGGCGGCGACAGCGCGGTGGCGCATCGCGCTCGGCTATCCGCCGCTGGCGCCGTTGATCCTCGCGTACCGCCGCGGGCTGATCACGGGTAACCCGGTCCGTGCTGCGATCGCGCGCGTTGCGTTCACCGGCGCTGACGCGGCGTCGATCGAGGCGATCGGTGAAACGTTCGCGAAGACCGGTCTCCCGCCACTGGTGCGCCCCGAAGCAATGGCGCGCATCCACGCGCATCGCCGGCGCGGCGACACGGTGGTGATCGTCTCCGGCAACTTCGACGTGCTGCTTGAACCGTGGGCCAGAGCGCACGACCTGCCCGTGCTGTGCTCGCGCCTCGAGCGACGCGACGGGCGAATGACCGGTCGCTACGACGGCGCGCAATGCGTGCGCGGGGAAAAGGTCCGACGCATTCGCGAGGCCTTCGATCTATCGCAGTTCGAGCGCATCCATGCGTACGGCGACACGGCCGAGGACACGGGCATGCTCGGCATCGCGCACCATCCGTACTACCAGCGAATACCGAATGCCGATGAAGGACTGCTCGCGACGTAA
- a CDS encoding Spx/MgsR family RNA polymerase-binding regulatory protein, whose product MATTLYGLANCDTCKKARNWLKRFDVAHEFVDYRDQRQSPETLLEWKDAVGGWDALINKSSTTWRNLPPTRKTPGSDAEWKLLLREYPQLIRRPVVVTDDGVVTQGFTDNGFKKRFGVDA is encoded by the coding sequence ATGGCGACGACGCTCTACGGCCTCGCCAATTGCGACACCTGCAAGAAGGCGCGCAACTGGCTCAAGCGCTTCGACGTCGCGCACGAGTTCGTCGACTACCGCGATCAGCGGCAGTCGCCGGAGACGCTGCTCGAGTGGAAGGACGCGGTCGGCGGCTGGGACGCGCTGATCAACAAGTCGTCGACGACCTGGCGAAACCTGCCGCCGACGCGCAAGACTCCGGGTTCCGATGCCGAATGGAAGCTGTTGCTGCGCGAGTATCCGCAGCTGATCCGCCGGCCCGTCGTCGTGACGGACGATGGCGTCGTCACGCAGGGCTTTACTGACAACGGTTTCAAGAAGCGCTTCGGAGTCGACGCGTGA
- a CDS encoding amidohydrolase family protein encodes MKPLARSLLIAMCMLPAVPAWSATTQRWVVLVDNGKKAGEQVVTTGDDGVVRTSFIFKDNGRGPEMKEEYRLAPDGTFTNFHITGTSTFGAKIDETYTRTGDHAEWKTTADHGERTVSGTAEYAPLAGTPQSGAATVAALAKRADGKLPLVPGGTLTMRELAREQVSNGKDTKTVRLLALTGQGLTPNFGWFTDDATPGMFAFIAPGFVQMVPEGWEGVGKQLEERQKKAEGELLVQMQKQLAKPLPGSTLIRNVRVFDSVNAKLGSASDVLIRDGKIVSVTPTGKATKADRSIDGAGRVMIPGLWDMHAHVSRWDGALHIASGITSVRDMGNDNDTLQQIIGEEKAGTLLMPHITPAGFIEGESKMSARNGFVIKNLDEAKKAVDWYHDHGYPQIKIYNSFPKDVLKDTVAYAHSKGMRVSGHVPAFLRAQDVIDDGFDEIQHINQLMLNFLVDDTTDTRTLERFYLPARKVADLDFDSKPVQDFIHTMATKKIASDPTLATFEFIHQRDGTMSPIIAPVADHLPPDVTRGRMAAEMNIPDDATYQQFDKSYKKMVEFVGRMYKAGVPLLAGTDEMPGFTLQRELELYVQAGLTPSQVLQVATLNGATVARATDRGVIAPGKASDLVLLDGEPTQNISDVRKVALVIKGATAYAPAEIDEAVGVAPFAKPAVIVATK; translated from the coding sequence ATGAAGCCGCTGGCCCGAAGCCTGCTGATCGCGATGTGCATGTTGCCCGCCGTCCCCGCATGGAGTGCCACGACGCAGCGCTGGGTCGTGCTCGTCGACAACGGCAAGAAGGCCGGTGAGCAGGTGGTCACCACCGGCGACGACGGCGTGGTGCGCACGTCCTTCATCTTCAAGGACAACGGCCGCGGGCCGGAGATGAAGGAGGAATACAGGCTCGCGCCCGATGGCACCTTCACGAATTTCCACATCACCGGCACGTCGACCTTCGGCGCGAAGATCGACGAGACCTACACGCGCACCGGCGACCACGCCGAGTGGAAGACCACTGCCGACCACGGCGAACGCACGGTGAGCGGTACCGCCGAATACGCGCCGCTCGCGGGCACGCCGCAGTCGGGCGCGGCCACGGTCGCCGCACTGGCCAAGCGCGCCGACGGCAAGCTGCCGCTGGTGCCGGGCGGCACGCTGACGATGCGCGAACTCGCGCGCGAGCAGGTGTCGAACGGTAAAGACACGAAGACCGTGCGACTGCTCGCGCTCACCGGACAGGGCCTGACGCCGAACTTCGGCTGGTTCACCGACGACGCCACGCCGGGCATGTTCGCCTTCATCGCGCCCGGCTTCGTGCAGATGGTACCGGAAGGCTGGGAAGGCGTCGGGAAGCAGCTCGAAGAGCGCCAGAAGAAGGCCGAGGGCGAGCTGCTCGTGCAGATGCAGAAGCAACTCGCCAAGCCGCTGCCGGGCAGCACGCTGATCCGCAACGTGCGCGTGTTCGACAGCGTGAACGCGAAGCTCGGCAGCGCCAGCGACGTGCTGATCCGCGACGGCAAGATCGTGTCGGTCACGCCGACCGGCAAGGCGACGAAGGCCGACCGCAGCATCGATGGCGCTGGGCGCGTGATGATCCCGGGGCTGTGGGACATGCATGCGCACGTCTCGCGCTGGGATGGCGCCTTGCACATCGCGTCGGGCATCACCAGCGTGCGCGACATGGGCAACGACAACGACACGTTGCAGCAGATCATCGGCGAGGAAAAAGCCGGCACGCTGCTGATGCCGCACATCACGCCGGCCGGCTTCATCGAAGGCGAAAGCAAGATGTCGGCGCGCAACGGCTTCGTGATCAAGAATCTCGACGAAGCCAAGAAGGCGGTCGACTGGTACCACGACCACGGCTACCCGCAGATCAAGATCTACAACTCGTTTCCGAAGGACGTGCTGAAGGACACCGTCGCCTACGCGCACAGCAAGGGCATGCGCGTCAGTGGCCACGTGCCGGCGTTCCTGCGCGCGCAGGACGTCATCGATGATGGATTCGACGAGATCCAGCACATCAATCAGCTGATGCTGAACTTCCTCGTAGACGACACGACCGATACGCGGACGCTCGAGCGCTTCTACCTGCCGGCGCGCAAGGTCGCGGACCTCGACTTCGACAGCAAGCCGGTGCAGGACTTCATCCACACGATGGCGACGAAGAAGATCGCCAGCGATCCGACGCTGGCGACGTTCGAGTTCATCCACCAGCGTGATGGAACGATGTCGCCGATCATCGCGCCGGTGGCCGACCATTTGCCGCCGGATGTGACGCGTGGTCGCATGGCGGCGGAGATGAACATCCCAGACGACGCGACGTACCAGCAGTTCGACAAGTCCTACAAGAAGATGGTCGAGTTCGTCGGCCGCATGTACAAAGCGGGCGTGCCGCTGCTCGCGGGCACCGACGAAATGCCGGGCTTCACGCTGCAGCGCGAACTCGAGCTCTACGTGCAGGCGGGGCTGACGCCGTCGCAGGTGCTGCAGGTGGCGACGCTCAACGGTGCGACGGTGGCGCGTGCGACCGATCGCGGCGTGATCGCGCCGGGCAAGGCGTCGGATCTGGTGCTGCTCGATGGCGAGCCGACGCAGAACATCTCCGACGTGCGCAAGGTCGCGCTGGTGATCAAGGGCGCGACGGCGTATGCGCCAGCCGAGATCGACGAGGCGGTGGGCGTCGCGCCGTTCGCGAAGCCCGCGGTGATCGTGGCGACGAAGTAA
- the dapD gene encoding 2,3,4,5-tetrahydropyridine-2,6-dicarboxylate N-succinyltransferase, translated as MSPPAKKTAAKKTSRRKAAPKGPGRDELKFLIDSAWERRTMLTLDEIDGSTRPTVNLVMDRIESGEYRVAEPDGKGGWAVNEWLKKAVLLYFRTQDMEVIEADPAPFWDKVPARFQGFDEAQFRKAGVRVVPGAIARRGCHIAKDVVLMPSFVNIGAYVGEGTMVDTWATVGSCAQIGKHCHLSGGAGIGGVLEPLQATPTIIEDHCFIGARSEVVEGVIVGHHSVIGMGVFLGQSTRIYNRATGEISYGYVPPGSVVVSGQLPAADGSHSLYCAVIVKQVDEKTRGKTSINDLLRGLAD; from the coding sequence ATGAGCCCGCCGGCCAAGAAGACCGCCGCCAAGAAGACCTCACGCCGCAAGGCGGCACCGAAAGGCCCGGGTCGCGACGAGCTGAAGTTCCTCATCGACAGCGCATGGGAGCGCCGCACGATGCTGACGCTCGACGAGATCGACGGCTCGACGCGCCCGACCGTCAATCTCGTGATGGATCGCATCGAAAGCGGCGAATACCGCGTGGCCGAGCCGGATGGAAAGGGCGGTTGGGCGGTCAACGAATGGCTGAAGAAGGCGGTGCTGCTGTACTTCCGCACGCAGGACATGGAAGTGATCGAAGCCGATCCCGCGCCGTTCTGGGACAAGGTGCCGGCTCGCTTCCAGGGCTTCGACGAAGCGCAGTTCCGCAAGGCCGGCGTGCGCGTGGTGCCGGGCGCGATCGCGCGTCGTGGCTGCCACATCGCGAAGGATGTCGTGCTGATGCCGAGTTTCGTCAACATCGGCGCATATGTCGGCGAAGGCACGATGGTCGACACGTGGGCAACGGTGGGTTCGTGCGCGCAGATCGGCAAGCACTGCCACCTCTCCGGCGGCGCGGGGATCGGCGGCGTGCTGGAACCGCTGCAGGCGACGCCCACCATCATCGAAGACCACTGCTTCATCGGCGCGCGCTCGGAAGTCGTGGAAGGCGTCATCGTCGGCCACCATTCGGTGATCGGCATGGGCGTGTTCCTCGGGCAGAGCACTCGCATCTACAACCGCGCAACCGGCGAGATCAGCTACGGCTACGTGCCGCCGGGCAGCGTCGTGGTCTCTGGCCAGCTGCCTGCGGCCGACGGCTCGCACTCGCTGTACTGCGCGGTGATCGTCAAGCAGGTCGACGAGAAGACGCGCGGCAAGACCTCGATCAACGACCTCCTGCGCGGTCTGGCGGACTGA
- the dapE gene encoding succinyl-diaminopimelate desuccinylase, with protein sequence MTDVLDLTRALIEQRSLTPDDAGCQALVAARLGAAGFACESMRFGDVDNLWAVHVGTSDGPTLVLLGHTDVVPSGPVEEWTSDPFTPEIRGGRLYGRGAADMKGSVAAFVVALERFAREYAGHRGRVALLLTSDEEGIALDGVRKVADAFRVRGERIDWCITGEPSSTSKLGDLLRVGRRGSLSATLTVRGIQGHVAYPEKARNPVHEAMPALAELAARHWDDGYETFPPTTLQISNIVAGTGANNVIPGELQALFNLRYNPHWNAARLQHECEAILARHCSDYTIDWHRSGEPFYTPDGELRQVCRDVLTQFAGCAPEESTGGGTSDARFIAPLGAHCVEIGPVNATIHKVDEHVSVADLERLPDLYFELMRRLLG encoded by the coding sequence ATGACAGACGTTCTCGATCTCACCCGTGCGCTGATCGAGCAGCGTTCGCTGACGCCCGACGATGCCGGCTGCCAGGCGCTGGTCGCAGCCCGCCTTGGGGCAGCCGGCTTCGCCTGCGAGTCGATGCGATTCGGTGACGTCGACAACCTGTGGGCCGTGCATGTCGGCACCAGTGACGGGCCGACGCTGGTGCTGCTGGGGCATACCGACGTCGTGCCGAGTGGCCCGGTCGAAGAGTGGACCAGCGATCCGTTCACGCCTGAAATCCGCGGCGGCAGGCTGTACGGCCGAGGGGCGGCGGACATGAAGGGCAGCGTCGCGGCCTTCGTCGTCGCGTTGGAGCGTTTTGCCCGCGAATACGCAGGTCATCGTGGACGCGTCGCACTTCTGCTGACGTCGGACGAGGAGGGCATCGCTCTCGATGGCGTGCGCAAGGTCGCGGATGCGTTCCGTGTACGTGGCGAGCGCATCGACTGGTGCATCACCGGCGAACCCTCCTCGACATCGAAGCTGGGCGATCTGCTGCGTGTCGGCCGACGCGGCAGCCTGTCCGCCACGCTTACCGTGCGCGGCATCCAGGGGCATGTCGCCTACCCGGAAAAAGCGCGCAATCCCGTGCATGAGGCCATGCCGGCGCTTGCGGAGCTCGCGGCGCGGCACTGGGACGATGGCTACGAGACGTTCCCGCCCACCACCCTGCAGATCAGCAACATCGTCGCCGGCACGGGCGCGAACAACGTGATTCCGGGCGAGCTGCAGGCGCTGTTCAACCTGCGCTACAACCCGCATTGGAATGCGGCGCGGCTCCAACACGAGTGCGAAGCGATCCTCGCGCGGCATTGCAGCGATTACACGATCGACTGGCATCGCAGCGGCGAACCGTTCTACACGCCCGATGGCGAGCTTCGTCAGGTCTGCCGCGACGTGCTCACGCAGTTCGCCGGCTGCGCGCCCGAAGAGAGCACCGGCGGTGGCACGTCCGACGCGCGGTTCATCGCGCCGCTGGGCGCGCACTGCGTCGAGATCGGGCCGGTGAACGCGACCATCCACAAGGTGGATGAACATGTGTCGGTGGCGGATCTCGAACGCCTGCCGGACCTGTACTTCGAGCTGATGCGCCGCCTGCTGGGCTGA